A region of Caldicoprobacter guelmensis DNA encodes the following proteins:
- a CDS encoding asparaginase, producing the protein MNDLSEVLVEEYRGEVIENVHRGFICGISDTGEVVYSVGEPERITFMRSTAKPIQAIPVFKLGLDEKYGLTGREATILCASHMAEPFHIEVLESIMNKTGIPEDLLICSARPRRIYHNCAGKHLGILMLCKELGYKMEDYWSIDHPVQQLIKQHIATISGYPEEDIQIGVDGCGVPVFAMPLIFIANAYLRLACPDLIRDAHVRAAVEKITRLMNVYPEMIAGTNGLCSLLLQDDNIVAKGGAMGIYCFGLKKERLGFVLKIEDGSSDEWGIIIAAILEQIGYDNKETIQRLRAAFPDEIKNDNGRIVGIRKVKFRLG; encoded by the coding sequence GTGAATGATTTGAGTGAGGTATTGGTGGAAGAATACAGAGGGGAAGTAATAGAAAATGTACATAGGGGGTTTATATGTGGCATTTCTGATACTGGGGAGGTAGTCTATTCGGTAGGTGAGCCTGAACGTATAACATTCATGCGCTCTACCGCTAAACCTATTCAAGCTATTCCGGTATTTAAGTTAGGCTTAGATGAAAAATACGGGTTAACAGGAAGGGAAGCAACCATACTGTGTGCATCCCATATGGCAGAGCCATTTCATATAGAAGTGCTTGAATCCATAATGAATAAGACGGGTATTCCCGAAGATTTGCTGATATGCAGCGCCAGGCCCAGGAGAATATATCACAACTGTGCGGGTAAGCATTTGGGCATATTGATGCTTTGCAAGGAATTGGGATATAAAATGGAGGACTATTGGAGCATTGACCATCCCGTTCAACAGCTCATCAAACAGCACATCGCCACAATATCTGGATATCCCGAAGAGGACATTCAAATTGGCGTTGATGGTTGCGGTGTGCCGGTATTTGCTATGCCCCTCATATTTATCGCCAATGCATATCTTAGGTTGGCTTGTCCTGACCTTATAAGGGATGCTCACGTTAGAGCTGCAGTAGAAAAGATTACTAGGCTTATGAATGTATATCCCGAAATGATAGCCGGTACCAATGGCCTTTGTTCCTTGTTACTTCAAGATGACAATATAGTGGCCAAAGGGGGAGCCATGGGGATTTACTGTTTTGGGCTCAAAAAAGAAAGGTTGGGTTTTGTGTTGAAAATTGAGGACGGATCTTCTGATGAGTGGGGTATCATCATTGCCGCTATACTTGAGCAGATTGGCTATGACAATAAGGAGACGATTCAGAGACTGAGGGCAGCCTTTCCTGATGAAATTAAAAACGATAACGGCAGGATAGTTGGGATTCGCAAGGTGAAGTTTAGATTAGGGTAA
- a CDS encoding acyl-CoA thioesterase, with protein MFTVDTKIRVRYKETDRMGVVHHSNYYTWFEIGRSEYMRARGMTYRSMEEKGWLLPVVETRCFYKQPAKYDDIVVIRTHMSEFKGARIKMEYEVIREEDGALLAQGYTVHAITDANLRPVNMKKADPDLYRFFIECLEG; from the coding sequence ATGTTTACGGTGGATACAAAGATTAGGGTACGGTACAAAGAGACCGATAGAATGGGTGTGGTCCACCACTCAAATTATTATACATGGTTTGAAATTGGGAGAAGCGAGTATATGCGTGCGAGAGGTATGACCTATCGCAGTATGGAAGAAAAAGGCTGGTTGTTGCCGGTAGTGGAGACGCGATGTTTTTACAAGCAGCCAGCCAAGTACGACGATATTGTGGTGATACGCACGCATATGAGTGAGTTCAAAGGAGCAAGGATAAAGATGGAGTATGAGGTGATAAGGGAAGAGGATGGGGCTTTGCTGGCGCAAGGATATACGGTGCATGCCATTACCGATGCCAACTTAAGGCCGGTCAATATGAAAAAAGCAGACCCTGACCTGTACAGATTTTTTATTGAGTGTTTGGAGGGGTGA
- the pfkA gene encoding 6-phosphofructokinase, with product MKTIGVLTSGGDAPGMNAAIRAVVRTAIYNKVRVLGIKRGFNGLIRGEIEEMDVGSVGEIIHRGGTILHTARCEEFKTEEGLKKAYNIIKIFGIDGLVVIGGDGSFRGARDLSKFGVPVVGIPGTIDNDIACTDFTIGFDTAVNTVLDALNKIRDTVTSHERVNIIEVMGRNAGDIALYAGLAGGAEGIIVPEIPFNVDDICRILIEGKNRGKVSYILIVAEGTKNSFQLAKEIEEKTGLEVRVTVLGHIQRGGSPTAADRILASRMGAYAVKLLLNGKTNRVVAIRGSQIVDYDIDEALSMKKEFNQELYELAKVLSI from the coding sequence ATGAAAACCATAGGCGTTTTGACCAGCGGCGGAGATGCCCCAGGGATGAACGCCGCCATCCGCGCAGTGGTGAGAACGGCAATTTACAATAAAGTGCGCGTTTTGGGCATAAAGAGGGGCTTTAATGGGCTGATACGCGGTGAAATCGAAGAGATGGATGTTGGCTCAGTGGGTGAGATCATACATCGCGGAGGTACTATATTGCACACTGCTCGGTGCGAGGAGTTTAAGACCGAGGAGGGCTTGAAGAAGGCATATAACATCATCAAGATTTTTGGCATTGACGGGTTGGTGGTGATAGGAGGCGATGGTTCTTTTAGAGGTGCAAGGGATTTGAGCAAATTTGGCGTGCCTGTGGTAGGGATTCCCGGTACCATCGACAACGATATAGCCTGCACAGACTTTACCATTGGTTTTGATACTGCTGTAAACACCGTTCTTGATGCCTTAAATAAGATTCGCGATACCGTGACGTCCCACGAGAGGGTCAATATCATTGAGGTCATGGGGCGCAATGCAGGTGACATAGCGTTGTATGCCGGATTGGCTGGCGGAGCAGAGGGTATAATCGTGCCAGAAATACCCTTTAATGTGGATGACATATGTAGAATACTCATTGAAGGAAAAAACAGGGGTAAGGTATCCTATATCTTGATTGTGGCAGAGGGTACAAAAAATTCATTCCAGCTTGCCAAGGAGATAGAAGAGAAAACAGGGCTTGAGGTCAGGGTGACGGTACTTGGGCATATTCAACGTGGCGGCAGCCCTACTGCGGCTGATCGAATACTTGCCAGCAGAATGGGGGCATATGCGGTCAAGTTGCTGCTTAATGGGAAGACCAACAGAGTGGTTGCCATACGCGGTTCACAAATAGTAGACTATGATATCGACGAGGCGTTATCGATGAAGAAAGAATTCAATCAAGAGTTATATGAACTGGCTAAAGTCCTTTCTATTTAG
- the mtrB gene encoding trp RNA-binding attenuation protein MtrB, with protein sequence MDDQAVLGDYICVLALEDGVSIIGMTRGKDTKFHHTEKLDKGEVMIAQFTENTSAIKIRGKARILTKYGELISGRDQG encoded by the coding sequence ATGGATGATCAGGCTGTTCTGGGTGACTATATATGCGTTTTGGCTCTGGAAGACGGGGTGAGCATCATTGGCATGACCAGAGGAAAAGACACCAAGTTTCATCACACTGAGAAGTTGGATAAAGGCGAGGTGATGATAGCTCAGTTTACCGAGAATACCTCAGCTATTAAGATAAGAGGAAAAGCGAGGATTTTAACAAAATACGGGGAACTGATATCTGGTAGGGACCAGGGATGA
- a CDS encoding DNA polymerase III subunit alpha translates to MGDFVHLHVHTEYSLLDGAARIPQLLDRCKELGMSSIAITDHGAMYGVVDFYREAKDRGIHPVIGCEVYIAPRSMYHKEAHTDSNYAHLVLLAENQTGYQNLVKLVSMGFLEGFYYKPRIDYDVLAQYSEGLIGLSSCMAGDIPRLLLGGQYRQAKELAVRLERIFGKGNFYLELQNHGLEQQRIVNESLMALSRETGIPVVVTNDVHYVDREDAEVHDVLLCIQTGSTIDEPNRMRFETDQFYLKSPDEMMKLFKDCPEGIANTVAIAQRCKVDFDFNTIHLPKYDVPKGYTAAEYLRHLCYEGLKRKYSPVTHEAQERLEYELSVIEQMGYVDYFLIVWDFIRFARERGIMVGPGRGSAAGSIVAYVLDITQIDPLRYNLLFERFLNPERVTMPDIDVDFCFERRQEVIDYVTEKYGKDKVAQIITFGTMAARAAIRDVGRALNFPYAEVDRIAKMVPFELGMTIQRALEINPELRRLYEQDTRIRKLIDTSKKLEGLPRHASTHAAGVVISKEPLTKYVPLQKNDDCITTQFAMGTLEQLGLLKMDFLGLRTLTVIRDTLELIKTNTGNEIDIENIPLDDRGVYEMLSEGDTDGVFQLESAGMRQFLKELKPSNFEDIIAGISLYRPGPMDQIPQYIHNKNHPEDIKYIHEALAPILDVTYGCIVYQEQVMQIVRELAGYSLGRSDLVRRAMAKKKAEVMEEERHNFIYGLEDENGNVIVPGAVRKGIPEDKANRIFDTMAEFAKYAFNKSHAAAYALVAYRTAWLKCHYPVEYMAALMTSVMNNTDKVAAYIQYCRKKGIEVLPPDVNESHAKFTVVDNKIRFGLAAVKNVGLSAINAIIEAREKKGKFKSFTDFCRKVDSSALNKKMVESLIKCGAFDSLKVYRSQLMAAYEKILDSVNQERRKNVEGQLSLFESGYHAETEKLNQDPLPNIEEFPLKVRLNMEKEVTGIYISGHPLSEFKDIMDGMNTTLELQGLKASEGESEHEAIIMDNGLADGSPFTIGGIIVSKKLKTTRNDEVMAFITLEDLYGSVEVIVFPSVYERYRPLLEEDSTVVIKGRLSIREDEEPKVVVDEVQPLVRTSLNKRLYLKIEKGSKIDINRQICPILRRYRGNIPVYLFIEATGKKFLANRDLWVEGHPELLKVLSDVLGQNCVKLIG, encoded by the coding sequence ATGGGCGATTTCGTACACCTGCATGTCCATACCGAATACAGTTTGCTCGACGGGGCAGCGCGGATACCACAATTGCTTGATAGGTGCAAAGAGCTGGGCATGTCCAGCATTGCCATAACGGACCATGGTGCCATGTACGGCGTTGTGGATTTTTATAGGGAGGCAAAGGATCGCGGTATTCACCCCGTAATAGGCTGCGAGGTCTATATAGCACCCCGTTCCATGTATCATAAGGAAGCGCATACCGATAGTAATTATGCCCATCTGGTATTGCTGGCTGAGAATCAGACTGGTTACCAAAATTTGGTTAAATTAGTTTCGATGGGATTTTTGGAGGGGTTTTATTATAAGCCGAGGATCGATTACGACGTCCTGGCACAATACAGCGAGGGGTTGATTGGTTTAAGTAGCTGTATGGCCGGCGATATTCCCAGGTTACTGCTTGGTGGCCAATACAGGCAGGCAAAAGAGCTGGCTGTGCGCCTTGAAAGAATTTTTGGAAAAGGGAATTTCTATCTAGAGTTGCAAAACCATGGGTTAGAGCAGCAGCGCATTGTCAATGAAAGCCTAATGGCCTTAAGCAGGGAAACCGGAATTCCCGTTGTGGTTACCAACGATGTCCATTATGTCGATAGGGAAGATGCTGAGGTTCACGATGTATTGCTGTGCATACAGACTGGCAGTACCATTGATGAACCCAATCGCATGAGGTTTGAGACTGATCAGTTTTATCTTAAGTCCCCTGACGAGATGATGAAGCTTTTTAAAGATTGCCCGGAAGGCATCGCCAACACGGTTGCCATAGCACAGCGCTGTAAAGTGGATTTCGATTTCAATACCATACATCTGCCAAAGTACGATGTACCAAAAGGGTATACGGCAGCCGAGTACCTGAGGCATCTCTGTTATGAGGGACTAAAAAGGAAGTATTCTCCTGTAACCCATGAAGCCCAGGAGCGCCTGGAATATGAGCTCAGCGTCATCGAGCAGATGGGTTACGTGGACTATTTTTTGATAGTGTGGGACTTTATAAGGTTTGCGCGGGAACGGGGGATTATGGTAGGTCCAGGCCGCGGAAGTGCAGCCGGCAGCATTGTGGCCTATGTTTTGGACATCACCCAGATTGACCCACTGCGCTACAACCTGCTTTTCGAACGCTTTTTAAATCCCGAAAGGGTTACCATGCCCGATATAGACGTGGATTTCTGCTTTGAAAGGCGCCAGGAAGTGATAGACTACGTAACCGAAAAATACGGCAAGGATAAGGTAGCGCAGATAATTACCTTTGGTACCATGGCGGCGCGGGCCGCAATAAGGGATGTAGGCCGGGCCCTCAATTTTCCCTATGCAGAAGTGGACAGGATAGCAAAGATGGTGCCTTTTGAGCTGGGCATGACAATCCAAAGGGCGCTGGAGATAAATCCCGAGTTGAGAAGGCTTTACGAACAGGATACGCGCATAAGGAAGCTCATTGATACTTCAAAAAAGCTGGAAGGCTTGCCTCGCCATGCCTCAACCCATGCAGCAGGCGTGGTGATATCCAAAGAGCCTTTGACAAAATATGTTCCCTTGCAAAAGAACGACGATTGCATAACCACGCAGTTTGCCATGGGTACATTAGAGCAGCTAGGGCTTTTGAAGATGGACTTTCTAGGGCTGCGTACACTGACGGTTATACGAGATACCTTAGAGCTCATCAAAACCAACACAGGGAATGAAATAGACATCGAGAATATTCCCCTGGATGACAGAGGCGTTTATGAAATGTTGTCAGAGGGTGATACCGACGGCGTATTTCAGCTTGAAAGCGCAGGGATGAGGCAGTTTCTTAAAGAGCTGAAGCCCAGCAATTTTGAGGACATAATTGCCGGCATATCGTTGTATCGCCCTGGTCCGATGGACCAGATACCTCAGTATATCCACAACAAAAACCATCCTGAAGATATAAAATATATACATGAGGCATTGGCTCCTATTCTCGATGTCACCTACGGCTGTATAGTGTACCAGGAACAGGTTATGCAGATTGTGAGGGAGCTGGCCGGGTATTCATTGGGACGTTCTGACCTGGTCAGGCGGGCCATGGCCAAAAAGAAAGCCGAAGTGATGGAAGAAGAAAGGCACAATTTCATATACGGGTTGGAAGATGAAAACGGCAATGTGATAGTACCTGGAGCTGTAAGAAAAGGTATCCCTGAAGACAAGGCCAATCGCATTTTTGATACCATGGCTGAGTTTGCGAAATATGCCTTTAACAAATCCCACGCGGCGGCCTATGCGCTGGTGGCATACAGGACGGCGTGGCTGAAATGCCATTATCCGGTTGAATATATGGCTGCTCTAATGACCAGCGTAATGAACAATACCGATAAAGTTGCTGCATATATTCAATATTGCAGGAAAAAGGGAATAGAGGTGTTGCCGCCAGACGTAAACGAAAGCCATGCTAAATTCACAGTGGTGGACAATAAAATAAGGTTTGGGCTGGCGGCGGTGAAAAATGTGGGCTTGTCAGCCATAAATGCCATCATAGAAGCCAGGGAAAAGAAAGGCAAGTTCAAAAGCTTTACCGATTTTTGCAGGAAGGTGGACAGCAGCGCACTTAACAAGAAGATGGTGGAAAGCCTTATAAAGTGTGGAGCATTTGATTCTCTCAAGGTCTACCGTTCGCAGTTGATGGCGGCTTATGAAAAGATATTGGACAGCGTAAACCAGGAGCGCAGAAAAAATGTCGAAGGCCAGCTTTCGCTTTTTGAAAGCGGCTACCATGCTGAAACCGAAAAGCTGAACCAGGACCCGTTGCCTAATATAGAGGAGTTTCCTTTGAAGGTGCGCCTCAATATGGAAAAAGAGGTGACGGGCATATATATAAGCGGCCATCCCTTGAGCGAATTTAAGGATATAATGGATGGTATGAATACCACACTAGAATTGCAAGGATTGAAGGCGTCTGAAGGCGAATCAGAACATGAAGCAATAATAATGGACAATGGTTTGGCTGATGGTTCGCCATTTACAATAGGCGGCATCATTGTGAGCAAAAAACTTAAAACCACCCGCAACGACGAGGTCATGGCGTTTATAACGCTGGAGGATTTATACGGCAGCGTGGAGGTCATAGTTTTTCCAAGCGTCTATGAAAGATACCGGCCATTGCTTGAAGAGGATAGTACGGTGGTCATAAAAGGCAGGCTTAGCATAAGGGAAGATGAAGAACCAAAGGTTGTAGTGGATGAAGTGCAGCCCCTGGTTAGGACTTCTTTAAACAAAAGGCTGTATTTGAAAATTGAGAAGGGGAGCAAGATAGATATAAACCGGCAGATATGCCCAATTTTACGCCGCTATCGTGGGAATATTCCTGTGTACTTGTTTATAGAGGCGACGGGGAAAAAATTTTTGGCAAACAGGGACTTGTGGGTTGAAGGGCACCCTGAGCTGTTAAAAGTTTTGTCGGATGTTTTGGGACAAAATTGCGTAAAATTAATAGGATGA
- a CDS encoding DRTGG domain-containing protein — protein MSTKHNLIIEYIKNLEVGTRISVRKIAQQMGVSEGTAYRAIKEAENLEYVKTLPRVGTVRIEKVEKKDIERLTYAEVVSIVDGMVLGGRKGLDKTLSRFVIGAMTIDAMKKYLSSGSLLIVGNREEAHRLALENDCAVLITGGFSCSQEIRELADAKELPVITSTYDTFTIATMINKAISERMIKKDILLVEDIMVSDPHYLSVEDTIERWRMLFYTTGHSRFPVVDRNHHVVGIVTSKDIADAEGKSIQELMTPNPITVGPKTTIAYAAHLMIWEGIELLPVVENKKLIGIVTNQDVIKALQYMSSQPQVSETLEDMVLKGFQSKKMEDGMVFYGSVSPILLSQIGTASWSAMTMLMATVGSVALRKYKQWDIILDSFTVYFVKPVQLDDQLEVIARVIEESRHFNKVEVICYRNKELVGKALLSAKSMKR, from the coding sequence ATGAGCACCAAGCACAACCTTATAATTGAGTATATAAAAAACCTGGAAGTGGGAACGCGTATCTCGGTTCGCAAGATTGCTCAACAGATGGGGGTTAGCGAAGGCACAGCCTATCGAGCCATAAAGGAAGCCGAGAACCTGGAATATGTGAAGACCCTTCCACGGGTGGGTACAGTTCGCATAGAAAAAGTTGAAAAAAAGGACATTGAACGGTTAACCTATGCAGAGGTTGTGTCCATTGTGGATGGAATGGTTCTGGGCGGCCGAAAAGGGCTGGATAAGACGCTGTCGCGATTTGTGATAGGGGCTATGACCATCGATGCTATGAAAAAATACCTTTCTTCGGGAAGCCTCTTAATTGTGGGGAACAGGGAGGAAGCACACCGCCTCGCACTGGAAAACGATTGTGCTGTTCTCATTACCGGTGGCTTCTCGTGTAGCCAGGAGATACGCGAATTGGCAGATGCCAAGGAGCTTCCGGTTATAACCTCAACGTATGATACCTTCACCATTGCCACAATGATCAATAAGGCCATATCCGAGCGGATGATAAAGAAGGATATTTTGCTGGTCGAGGATATCATGGTGTCCGATCCACACTATCTCAGCGTTGAGGATACCATTGAAAGGTGGAGAATGCTGTTTTACACTACTGGCCACAGCAGGTTTCCGGTAGTTGACCGGAATCACCATGTGGTAGGGATTGTCACTTCTAAGGATATAGCAGATGCTGAGGGAAAGTCAATTCAGGAGCTCATGACCCCGAATCCGATTACGGTAGGGCCTAAAACCACCATAGCCTATGCCGCACACCTAATGATCTGGGAAGGTATAGAGCTGCTTCCAGTAGTGGAGAACAAAAAGTTAATAGGAATAGTGACAAATCAGGATGTGATAAAGGCCCTCCAGTATATGAGCAGCCAGCCGCAGGTAAGCGAGACGCTGGAGGATATGGTGCTCAAAGGGTTTCAAAGTAAGAAGATGGAAGACGGGATGGTGTTTTACGGTTCAGTGTCGCCGATACTGTTAAGCCAGATAGGTACCGCCAGCTGGAGTGCTATGACTATGCTTATGGCTACTGTGGGCAGCGTCGCTCTAAGAAAGTACAAGCAGTGGGATATAATACTGGATAGCTTCACTGTATATTTTGTAAAGCCGGTGCAGTTGGATGACCAATTAGAAGTAATAGCCAGGGTGATTGAGGAAAGTCGGCATTTCAATAAAGTTGAGGTTATCTGCTACCGCAATAAGGAATTGGTAGGTAAGGCGTTGTTGTCTGCCAAGAGCATGAAGAGGTAA
- a CDS encoding HPr family phosphocarrier protein: MLEARFTIEHQAGLQARPAALFVQVASRFVSRIWVVKGLKKVNAKSIMGVMSLGIKQGDEVTIIVEGEDESKAMSAIQRLIASNFSEVPHNSASS, from the coding sequence GTGCTGGAGGCCAGGTTTACTATAGAGCATCAAGCCGGATTGCAAGCCCGTCCGGCTGCTTTGTTCGTGCAGGTTGCCAGCAGGTTTGTGTCTCGCATATGGGTGGTAAAGGGGCTTAAAAAGGTAAATGCCAAGAGCATCATGGGGGTTATGTCCCTGGGTATAAAGCAAGGAGATGAGGTTACCATCATCGTCGAGGGTGAGGATGAAAGCAAAGCCATGTCTGCCATACAGCGCTTAATTGCCTCCAACTTTTCAGAGGTACCGCACAACAGTGCCTCATCGTGA
- the whiA gene encoding DNA-binding protein WhiA produces the protein MSFSSSVKSELCNTPLGERCCVMAELAAFVHMNGTMLFLGNNEVGVYFSTENAAVARRIFKLVKGRYKVQPEILVRKNQRLKKNNVYMVAVLDSLGARTLLEDVHVLYKDELGNTNIYEGIKSAFVENECCRRAYLRATFLGGGYISDPEKNYHLEIVTHGLEYAQALSDLIERFNLRAKIVERKGNYVVYFKEGENIANFLNVIGAHQALLELENIRACKDMRNNINRIVNCETANLGKTVNAAVRQIENIEYIRQTIGLHMLSPQLREIAELRLKYRDATLRELGSMLTPPIGKSGVNHRLRKLDEIADALRKEKKEEM, from the coding sequence ATGTCTTTTTCTTCTTCTGTAAAGAGCGAACTGTGCAATACTCCGCTGGGTGAGCGTTGCTGTGTAATGGCAGAACTGGCTGCCTTTGTTCATATGAATGGGACGATGCTGTTTTTAGGCAACAATGAAGTAGGGGTGTATTTCAGCACCGAAAACGCTGCGGTAGCTCGCCGTATATTTAAATTGGTTAAAGGCAGATACAAGGTCCAGCCCGAGATACTTGTACGGAAGAATCAAAGATTAAAAAAGAATAACGTATATATGGTAGCGGTTTTAGATTCTTTGGGAGCAAGGACACTTTTAGAGGATGTTCATGTGCTTTACAAGGACGAGCTGGGCAATACCAATATCTATGAAGGAATTAAGTCGGCGTTTGTCGAAAACGAATGTTGCAGGCGAGCTTATTTGCGCGCCACTTTTCTGGGGGGTGGCTATATAAGTGATCCTGAAAAGAACTACCATTTGGAAATAGTAACCCATGGTTTGGAGTATGCACAGGCTTTAAGTGACTTGATAGAGCGTTTTAATTTGCGTGCCAAAATTGTTGAGAGGAAGGGCAACTATGTGGTGTATTTTAAAGAAGGGGAAAATATAGCGAATTTTCTTAATGTCATAGGTGCTCATCAGGCGCTGCTAGAGCTGGAGAACATAAGGGCCTGCAAGGATATGCGTAATAACATTAACCGTATTGTGAATTGTGAAACCGCAAATTTGGGCAAAACCGTGAATGCAGCCGTAAGGCAGATAGAGAATATAGAGTATATACGCCAGACCATTGGGCTGCATATGCTTTCGCCGCAGCTTCGTGAAATTGCGGAGTTACGGCTTAAGTACAGAGATGCCACTTTGAGGGAATTGGGTAGCATGCTCACTCCTCCCATCGGAAAATCGGGGGTTAATCATCGTTTGCGGAAGCTGGATGAAATTGCCGATGCGTTGAGAAAAGAGAAAAAGGAGGAGATGTAA
- a CDS encoding gluconeogenesis factor YvcK family protein, translating into MELIAGIAIGVVVGSGLARVFKLLKLAQPSSKKTEQPPRRKNGLSKGPKVVAIGGGTGLSTLLRGLKLYTSNITAVVTVADDGGSSGMLREDLGILPPGDIRNCILALADVEPIMEQLLQYRFKEGSLKGQNLGNLLIAAMVDIAGGFVNAIKEVSSVLAVTGRVLPVSLENVHLVALLEDGTVIHGESKIPQEQMRKNSPIKEILMDNPDCKALPEVIEAIKDADVVVLGPGSLYTSIIPNLIVKDVAQALQQSQALKIYVCNVMTQPGETTGYSVVDHVNAIIKHSGANIIDLVLVNRSNFPDELLKKYKLEGAVPVDCSDIHKLRDMGIKYVQADLSDFSSGLIRHHPQKLAHEVIRLAQEAVKS; encoded by the coding sequence ATGGAGCTTATTGCAGGTATAGCTATAGGAGTGGTAGTGGGCTCCGGCCTTGCGCGGGTATTTAAACTTTTGAAACTTGCACAGCCATCAAGCAAAAAAACTGAACAGCCCCCACGCCGTAAGAACGGGTTGTCGAAAGGGCCAAAAGTGGTGGCCATAGGCGGTGGGACTGGACTTTCTACCCTGCTTAGGGGACTTAAGCTGTATACCTCAAATATAACGGCTGTTGTGACGGTGGCCGATGATGGCGGCAGTTCGGGAATGTTGAGAGAGGATTTGGGGATATTACCGCCTGGGGATATAAGAAACTGCATACTGGCCCTTGCAGATGTAGAGCCCATTATGGAGCAATTGCTTCAGTACCGTTTCAAGGAAGGCTCACTTAAGGGCCAAAATCTAGGTAATTTATTGATAGCCGCCATGGTGGATATAGCAGGTGGATTTGTGAATGCCATAAAAGAAGTAAGCAGCGTCCTTGCTGTCACTGGTCGCGTGCTGCCGGTGTCCCTTGAAAACGTCCACCTGGTAGCTCTTTTGGAGGATGGCACTGTAATCCATGGCGAGTCTAAAATTCCCCAAGAACAGATGAGGAAGAACAGCCCTATAAAAGAGATATTAATGGACAATCCTGATTGCAAAGCGCTGCCTGAGGTTATAGAAGCTATCAAAGATGCCGATGTAGTGGTGCTGGGGCCAGGTAGCCTTTATACCAGCATTATCCCAAACCTGATAGTAAAGGATGTGGCGCAAGCACTTCAGCAAAGCCAGGCTTTAAAGATATATGTGTGCAACGTTATGACTCAGCCTGGTGAGACGACGGGATATTCTGTAGTAGACCATGTCAACGCCATCATAAAGCACAGCGGAGCTAATATAATTGACTTGGTTTTAGTGAATCGTTCCAATTTTCCGGATGAGCTGTTGAAAAAATATAAACTAGAAGGCGCCGTGCCGGTTGATTGTTCGGACATACACAAATTGAGAGACATGGGTATTAAGTATGTGCAGGCTGACCTGTCTGATTTTTCAAGCGGCCTTATTAGGCACCATCCCCAGAAACTTGCCCATGAGGTCATCAGGCTTGCCCAAGAAGCCGTGAAAAGCTAG
- the rapZ gene encoding RNase adapter RapZ translates to MRFVIVTGLSGAGKTLAIRYMEDMGFFCIDNLPPKLIPKFAELCYQSSGKIDKVAIVVDIRGGGFFDDLFECLYNLKELGYDYEILFLDAADDVLIKRYKESRRMHPLVKEGRIIQGINMERDRLRSVKEKATYVIDTSYMRPSQLKETLFNLFGDNQSTHSMVISVVSFGYKNGILLDADLVFDVRFLPNPFYVEALKNQTGKDPDVKKYIFSFSETQIFLNKLEDMLNFLIPYYIKEGKSQLVIGIGCTGGKHRSVAIAEAIYEMLKGKGHRVDIAHRDMQSREE, encoded by the coding sequence ATGCGCTTTGTGATAGTCACTGGCCTGTCGGGAGCTGGTAAAACCCTGGCTATTCGGTATATGGAGGATATGGGTTTTTTTTGTATTGATAATTTGCCTCCAAAACTGATCCCCAAATTTGCTGAACTATGCTATCAATCTTCAGGCAAGATTGATAAGGTTGCGATAGTTGTGGATATCCGTGGTGGGGGATTTTTTGACGACCTTTTTGAGTGCCTGTACAATTTGAAAGAATTGGGGTATGACTATGAAATTCTCTTTCTCGATGCTGCTGATGATGTGCTGATCAAGCGCTATAAGGAAAGTAGGCGTATGCATCCCCTGGTAAAAGAAGGAAGGATAATACAGGGGATAAACATGGAGCGTGATAGGCTAAGGAGCGTTAAGGAAAAGGCTACCTATGTCATAGATACCAGCTATATGAGACCCAGCCAGCTCAAAGAAACCCTTTTCAACCTGTTTGGTGACAATCAATCTACCCATAGTATGGTCATTTCGGTGGTTTCATTTGGCTACAAAAATGGCATTTTGCTGGATGCCGACTTGGTGTTTGACGTGAGATTTCTTCCAAACCCGTTTTATGTAGAAGCCCTCAAAAATCAAACGGGGAAGGACCCCGATGTTAAAAAATATATTTTTTCTTTTTCTGAAACCCAGATATTTTTAAACAAACTGGAAGATATGCTTAACTTCTTGATTCCTTACTACATTAAGGAAGGTAAGTCTCAATTGGTAATTGGAATAGGGTGTACAGGCGGTAAACACCGCTCGGTGGCTATAGCCGAGGCTATCTATGAAATGCTCAAAGGGAAAGGACATCGCGTAGATATTGCGCACCGAGATATGCAGAGTAGGGAAGAGTGA